Proteins encoded by one window of Nocardioides euryhalodurans:
- a CDS encoding M48 family metalloprotease, producing the protein MTWTERRAAWAVLVVGGLGFVLVAAWLVPWHPVPGGLPDPVSAESVLAADQIARAEDYSSLARWWSWSSLALSLLVAGLLGFTRAGRAVVRRLPGPWPVRVVLAVAFCEVAGRLATLPLGIGLHQLQVDAGLATQGWLAWLRDVAVGQLLTIAVTGAVLVVVVACARRWRRAWPAVVGGSLGALVLLGSLAYPVVVEPLFNEFTPLPDGSLRNEILAAAQLEGVTVDEVLVADASRRTTTLNAYVSGFGSTRRVVLYDNLVDQAPGDQVLSVVAHELAHARYDDVLVGSVLGALAAMAGAGALGLLVARGRRAEGAVVLGPEDVPRVLALVAVAVLVTSPVQATISRLVETRADVTALETTGDPVAFVELQRSLAVRSLADPTPPAWSQLWFGTHPTLVERVALARGWEAPGISSRQR; encoded by the coding sequence GTGACCTGGACCGAGCGACGCGCCGCGTGGGCCGTCCTCGTCGTCGGAGGTCTTGGCTTCGTGCTCGTGGCCGCGTGGCTGGTGCCGTGGCACCCGGTCCCCGGAGGGTTGCCGGACCCGGTGTCGGCGGAGTCGGTGCTCGCTGCCGACCAGATCGCGCGTGCCGAGGACTACTCCTCCCTGGCGCGGTGGTGGAGCTGGAGCAGTCTCGCGTTGTCGCTCCTCGTGGCCGGTCTGCTCGGCTTCACGAGGGCTGGCCGGGCCGTCGTACGACGGTTGCCGGGCCCGTGGCCGGTGCGGGTCGTGCTCGCGGTCGCGTTCTGCGAGGTGGCAGGAAGGCTGGCGACGCTGCCGCTCGGGATCGGGCTGCACCAGCTCCAGGTGGACGCCGGGCTGGCGACGCAGGGGTGGCTCGCCTGGCTCCGTGACGTCGCGGTGGGGCAGCTGCTGACGATCGCGGTGACCGGCGCCGTCCTCGTGGTCGTCGTCGCATGCGCGCGCCGGTGGCGCCGGGCCTGGCCGGCCGTCGTCGGGGGAAGCCTCGGCGCCCTGGTGCTGCTGGGCTCGTTGGCCTACCCGGTCGTCGTCGAGCCGCTCTTCAACGAGTTCACGCCCCTGCCCGACGGCTCGCTGCGCAACGAGATCCTGGCGGCGGCGCAGCTCGAGGGAGTCACGGTCGACGAGGTGCTGGTCGCCGACGCGTCGCGGCGCACGACCACGCTCAACGCGTACGTGTCGGGCTTCGGCTCCACGCGGCGCGTGGTGCTCTACGACAACCTCGTCGACCAGGCGCCGGGCGACCAGGTGTTGTCGGTGGTGGCGCACGAGCTCGCCCACGCGCGGTACGACGACGTGCTGGTCGGGTCGGTGCTGGGCGCGCTGGCGGCGATGGCCGGCGCAGGTGCGCTGGGGCTGCTGGTGGCGCGGGGGCGCCGGGCGGAGGGAGCGGTGGTGCTGGGGCCGGAGGACGTCCCCCGCGTGCTGGCCCTGGTGGCCGTGGCGGTGCTGGTGACGAGCCCGGTCCAGGCGACGATCAGCCGGCTGGTCGAGACCCGGGCCGACGTGACCGCCCTGGAGACCACCGGTGACCCGGTGGCCTTCGTGGAGCTGCAGCGGAGCCTCGCGGTCCGCTCGTTGGCCGATCCCACGCCTCCGGCGTGGTCACAGCTCTGGTTCGGGACCCATCCGACGTTGGTCGAGCGGGTGGCGCTGGCTCGAGGCTGGGAGGCCCCGGGCATCAGCAGTCGGCAGCGGTGA
- a CDS encoding Flp family type IVb pilin has translation MTGREQRDERGASAVEYGLLIAGIALIIFAVVFVFGGGVDGLLKGSCDTINQEITAADC, from the coding sequence ATGACCGGTCGAGAACAGCGCGACGAGCGCGGCGCATCCGCGGTCGAGTACGGGCTCCTGATCGCGGGCATCGCACTCATCATCTTCGCCGTCGTCTTCGTCTTCGGCGGTGGTGTCGACGGACTGCTCAAGGGCTCCTGCGACACCATCAACCAGGAGATCACCGCTGCCGACTGCTGA
- a CDS encoding Flp family type IVb pilin codes for MFDFLKTVINARFAKMEERGASAVEYGLLIAGIAALIVVAVFALGPVLSGQFEDTCATINSGSC; via the coding sequence ATGTTCGACTTCCTCAAGACCGTGATCAACGCCCGCTTCGCCAAGATGGAGGAGCGCGGCGCCTCGGCCGTCGAGTACGGCCTGCTCATCGCCGGCATCGCCGCCCTGATCGTCGTCGCCGTCTTCGCCCTGGGCCCCGTGCTCAGCGGCCAGTTCGAGGACACCTGCGCCACGATCAACAGCGGCTCCTGCTGA
- a CDS encoding response regulator transcription factor encodes MTTATTVLLVDDHDLIRDGLTGVFSAQPDMEVVGAARSVAEALEMYDEFRPQVVVTDLQLQDGTGLDVVRRVRREDARAGLVVLTMHSGDDQIFAAMEAGASAFVGKDAPSAEVVKAARHAAVSPRSFLCAGLAQAMMRRASGESTRLSDREHSVLVLLADGLSAGEIAPRLHLSESTVKSHVAKIYQKLGAANRAQALVTAMRIGLLSSINPDSATR; translated from the coding sequence GTGACCACTGCGACGACCGTGCTCCTGGTCGACGACCACGACCTGATCCGTGACGGCCTGACCGGCGTCTTCTCCGCGCAGCCCGACATGGAGGTCGTGGGTGCGGCGCGCAGCGTCGCCGAGGCGCTCGAGATGTACGACGAGTTCCGGCCCCAGGTCGTCGTCACGGACCTGCAGCTCCAGGACGGCACCGGCCTCGACGTGGTGCGCCGCGTGCGCCGCGAGGACGCCCGTGCGGGCCTCGTGGTGCTCACCATGCACTCCGGAGACGACCAGATCTTCGCGGCCATGGAGGCCGGGGCGTCCGCCTTCGTCGGCAAGGACGCACCCTCGGCGGAGGTGGTCAAGGCCGCCCGTCACGCGGCCGTCTCGCCCCGCTCGTTCCTCTGTGCCGGCCTCGCCCAGGCCATGATGCGCCGGGCCAGCGGGGAGTCCACGCGGCTCTCCGACCGGGAGCACAGCGTGCTGGTGCTGCTGGCCGACGGGCTCAGCGCCGGCGAGATCGCGCCCCGCCTCCACCTGTCCGAGTCGACGGTGAAGTCGCACGTCGCGAAGATCTACCAGAAGCTCGGCGCGGCCAACCGCGCCCAGGCCCTGGTGACCGCGATGCGGATCGGACTACTCTCCAGCATCAACCCGGACAGCGCCACGCGCTAG
- a CDS encoding sensor histidine kinase, producing the protein MHRPALAPEYHRMAVGSRLLAMAILGIPTLVFGERSTLVGLGVLGLTWLLATAAERVRWVGPVALVVEAAVVGLVAALSLEGSSTLIAALALPPFTAGLRKGVRGVAAALSVELVVLVAVTSSSYGALEAEQASSVLTSVLTGIGLGLIASYVHAQLNRPPDPLTPYRDAQRLLRDLIDLSGNLGSGLDAATHGSRIAVMVRDELPLLAVSVHVPRQDELTPLVTGAMSTTVDEDSMSGVATAAQEKRTPQIAGQAFAIPLVTEVGVVGVVAGILPPRLDPRRLLASGRFDAVGAALDAAAVHLDTALLFSKLRDAATADERRRLAREMHDGVAQDIASLGYLVDALAASPSTPAQAEMLQRLRDRITTVVTEVRLSVQTLRTDAEASESLGAAISGLARHLSESSGIPIRVAVDERTTRLRSEIESELLRIAQEAMTNAVRHSGATSIEVDCRVAAPTAEIVVRDDGHGLGRARPDSFGLDIMRERAALIDADLSIASDQPRGTVVKVRVPSRHARTSPTRDGDSDRVSV; encoded by the coding sequence ATGCACCGCCCCGCGCTGGCGCCGGAGTACCACCGGATGGCGGTGGGCTCCCGGTTGCTGGCGATGGCCATCCTCGGGATCCCGACGCTCGTCTTCGGGGAGCGCTCGACCCTGGTCGGGCTCGGCGTCCTCGGCCTGACCTGGCTGCTCGCCACCGCCGCCGAGCGGGTCCGGTGGGTCGGACCGGTCGCGCTGGTGGTCGAGGCGGCGGTCGTCGGCCTGGTCGCTGCCCTCAGCCTCGAGGGCAGCTCGACGCTGATCGCGGCCCTCGCCCTCCCCCCGTTCACGGCGGGACTGCGCAAGGGCGTGCGCGGCGTCGCCGCCGCGCTGTCGGTGGAGCTGGTCGTGCTGGTCGCCGTCACGTCGAGCTCGTACGGCGCCCTCGAGGCGGAGCAGGCCTCCAGCGTGCTCACGTCCGTGCTCACCGGCATCGGGCTCGGACTGATCGCCAGCTACGTCCACGCCCAGCTCAACCGGCCCCCGGACCCGCTGACGCCTTACCGCGACGCGCAGCGGCTCCTGCGGGACCTGATCGACCTCTCGGGCAACCTGGGCTCCGGACTGGACGCCGCGACGCACGGGAGCAGGATCGCGGTCATGGTCCGCGACGAGCTCCCGCTGCTGGCGGTCTCGGTCCACGTGCCCCGCCAGGACGAGCTCACGCCCCTGGTCACGGGTGCGATGTCGACGACGGTCGACGAGGACTCGATGAGCGGCGTGGCCACGGCCGCCCAGGAGAAGCGCACACCCCAGATCGCCGGTCAGGCGTTCGCCATCCCGCTGGTCACCGAGGTCGGGGTGGTCGGCGTGGTGGCCGGGATCCTGCCACCGCGGCTGGACCCCCGACGACTGCTCGCCTCGGGGCGCTTCGACGCCGTCGGGGCCGCGTTGGACGCCGCGGCCGTCCACCTGGACACCGCGCTCCTCTTCTCCAAGCTGCGCGACGCCGCCACGGCCGATGAGCGGCGCCGGCTGGCCCGTGAGATGCACGACGGCGTGGCGCAGGACATCGCGTCGCTGGGCTACCTCGTGGACGCGCTCGCGGCCTCGCCGTCGACGCCCGCGCAGGCCGAGATGCTGCAGCGGCTGCGCGACCGGATCACGACCGTCGTCACCGAGGTGCGACTCTCCGTGCAGACGTTGCGGACCGACGCCGAGGCGAGCGAGAGCCTGGGCGCTGCCATCAGCGGCCTGGCCCGCCACCTGAGCGAGAGCTCGGGCATCCCGATCCGGGTCGCCGTCGACGAGCGCACGACCCGGTTGCGCTCGGAGATCGAGTCCGAGCTGCTGCGGATCGCCCAGGAGGCGATGACCAACGCCGTGCGGCACTCCGGGGCGACCTCGATCGAGGTCGACTGCCGGGTGGCGGCCCCGACCGCCGAGATCGTGGTGCGCGACGACGGTCATGGCCTGGGCCGAGCGCGCCCGGACTCCTTCGGCCTGGACATCATGCGCGAGCGCGCCGCCCTCATCGACGCGGACCTCAGCATCGCCTCCGACCAGCCGCGGGGCACGGTCGTCAAGGTGCGCGTCCCGTCGAGACACGCTCGGACCTCACCCACCCGCGACGGCGACAGTGACAGAGTGTCCGTGTGA
- a CDS encoding type II secretion system F family protein: protein MTLLFVAGVTLVLVSIVLLGMAVAKPQPEGVHRSIAVLEAMSSAPKELTQELDRPFGERVLDPLRGRALSIGKRLTGSDSADRIRQKLDLAGNPGTWTVDRVISSKVLGAVVGVVAAFGITALLGTSLSLRIVIVVGGLVLGYVAPNLYLYQVAYDRSAKMQRELPDAIDLMTISVESGLGFDAAVQQVATNTDGPLADELARVLREMQIGQSRSESLRNLSERTNVPELKSFVSAMVQADAFGIPIAQVLRVQSSEIRVKRRQAAEEKAMQVPVKITIPLIFCILPCLFIAVMGPAAITALENFS, encoded by the coding sequence ATGACGTTGCTCTTCGTCGCGGGCGTCACGCTCGTCCTGGTCTCGATCGTGCTGCTCGGCATGGCCGTCGCCAAGCCGCAGCCCGAGGGCGTCCACCGGTCGATCGCCGTCCTCGAGGCGATGTCGTCGGCCCCCAAGGAGCTGACCCAGGAGCTGGATCGCCCCTTCGGCGAGCGCGTTCTCGACCCGCTCCGCGGGCGCGCGCTCTCGATCGGCAAGCGGCTCACCGGGTCCGACAGCGCCGACCGGATCCGCCAGAAGCTGGACCTCGCGGGCAACCCCGGCACCTGGACCGTGGACCGGGTGATCTCCAGCAAGGTGCTCGGCGCCGTGGTCGGCGTGGTCGCCGCCTTCGGAATCACCGCCCTGCTCGGCACCTCGCTCAGCCTGCGGATCGTGATCGTCGTGGGCGGGCTGGTCCTCGGCTACGTCGCGCCGAACCTCTACCTCTACCAGGTCGCCTACGACCGCAGCGCCAAGATGCAGCGCGAGCTGCCGGACGCCATCGACCTGATGACGATCAGCGTCGAGAGCGGCCTCGGCTTCGACGCCGCCGTGCAGCAGGTGGCCACCAACACCGACGGACCGCTCGCCGACGAGCTCGCCCGGGTGCTGCGCGAGATGCAGATCGGCCAGAGCCGTTCGGAGTCCCTCCGCAACCTCTCCGAGCGGACCAACGTCCCGGAGCTCAAGTCCTTCGTGAGCGCGATGGTGCAGGCCGATGCGTTCGGCATCCCGATCGCCCAGGTGCTGCGGGTGCAGTCGAGCGAGATCCGGGTCAAGCGCCGTCAGGCCGCCGAGGAGAAGGCGATGCAGGTCCCGGTGAAGATCACGATCCCGCTGATCTTCTGCATCCTCCCCTGCCTCTTCATCGCCGTCATGGGCCCGGCAGCGATCACCGCCCTGGAGAACTTCAGCTGA
- a CDS encoding type II secretion system F family protein, protein MLARLASGLLAAALSAGVALPAYASPGAGSGDTSIAYVESTDDGLQILVSVPPDATVDVDSVTVSIDGTAADASAAPADSTTEVRRTAVLVVDTSNSMRGDRFAAAQAAALTFLDTVPEDVYVGIVSFDSDVTESLAPSLDRDAARAVVEELELSQQTRLYDGVQAGLQMAGSEGQRQLLVLSDGADTSDTSLDDTTAAITDSEILVNVVGLEQGGAAIDALDALSVAGGGSLINADSEALEQAFNAEADVLARQVLVTAQVPDTITATDATVAVSLGSDTGVLTAEAFTPIGQAADAGGPTFSAPTTGLVLGNTWLYGGLAALGLGLIVLMIALVPRKQRPLTAEGLATSYTDHVTRGSHRAESTQGQSGQVTETAEKVLHANKNLESRIAERLDGAGNPFKPAEWVLVHLAVFLGMGALGFLIGGGNLVVGILFLVLGAVLPWMYLGFKRSRRRKAFERSLPETLQLMSGSLAAGLSLAQSVDTIVREGQDPIASEFRRVLVETRLGISLDDALEGVSDRFDSKDFSWVVMAIRIQRQVGGNLAELLDTVAATMREREYMRRQVAALSAEGKLSAYVLGGLPPAFMLFLFLTKRDYVMVMFTDPLGWLMLGGALTLLAVGSFWMSRLVKVEV, encoded by the coding sequence ATGCTGGCCCGTCTCGCCTCCGGCCTGCTGGCCGCCGCGCTCTCGGCAGGAGTCGCCCTCCCGGCGTACGCCTCCCCCGGCGCGGGCTCCGGCGACACCAGCATCGCCTACGTCGAGAGCACCGACGACGGGCTGCAGATCCTGGTCTCGGTGCCGCCGGACGCGACCGTGGACGTCGACTCCGTCACGGTCAGCATCGACGGGACCGCGGCCGATGCGTCCGCGGCGCCTGCCGACTCGACGACCGAGGTCCGGCGTACGGCCGTGCTCGTCGTCGACACCAGCAACTCGATGCGCGGCGACCGGTTCGCGGCCGCCCAGGCCGCCGCCCTCACCTTCCTCGACACGGTGCCGGAGGACGTCTACGTCGGCATCGTCTCCTTCGACAGCGACGTCACCGAGTCACTCGCTCCGAGCCTGGACCGCGACGCGGCCCGCGCGGTCGTCGAGGAGCTCGAGCTCAGCCAGCAGACGCGCCTCTACGACGGCGTCCAGGCAGGTCTCCAGATGGCGGGCAGCGAGGGCCAGCGACAGCTGCTCGTGCTCTCCGACGGTGCCGACACCAGCGACACCTCCCTCGATGACACCACGGCGGCGATCACCGACTCCGAGATCCTCGTCAACGTCGTCGGCCTCGAGCAGGGCGGCGCCGCGATCGACGCCCTCGACGCGCTGAGCGTCGCCGGCGGAGGATCGCTGATCAACGCCGACTCCGAGGCACTCGAGCAGGCCTTCAACGCCGAGGCCGACGTGCTCGCCCGCCAGGTCCTGGTGACGGCCCAGGTTCCCGACACGATCACGGCGACGGACGCCACTGTCGCCGTCTCGCTCGGCTCGGACACCGGGGTGCTGACCGCCGAGGCGTTCACCCCGATCGGTCAGGCGGCAGACGCCGGCGGCCCGACCTTCTCCGCACCGACCACCGGCCTGGTGCTCGGCAACACCTGGCTGTACGGCGGCCTCGCCGCCCTCGGGCTCGGGCTGATCGTGCTCATGATCGCGCTGGTGCCTCGCAAGCAGCGGCCGCTCACGGCCGAGGGCCTCGCGACCAGCTACACCGACCACGTGACGCGCGGCTCCCACCGCGCGGAGTCGACCCAGGGCCAGTCCGGCCAGGTGACCGAGACCGCCGAGAAGGTGCTCCACGCCAACAAGAACCTCGAGTCGCGGATCGCCGAGCGCCTCGACGGCGCGGGCAACCCGTTCAAGCCCGCCGAGTGGGTGCTGGTGCACCTGGCCGTCTTCCTCGGCATGGGGGCGCTCGGCTTCCTCATCGGTGGCGGCAACCTCGTCGTGGGGATCCTGTTCCTCGTGCTGGGCGCCGTGCTGCCCTGGATGTACCTCGGCTTCAAGCGCTCGCGCCGCCGCAAGGCCTTCGAGCGCAGCCTGCCCGAGACGCTGCAGCTGATGTCCGGCTCGCTCGCCGCCGGTCTCTCGCTGGCGCAGTCGGTCGACACGATCGTCCGCGAGGGCCAGGACCCGATCGCCAGCGAGTTCCGCCGGGTGCTGGTCGAGACCCGGCTCGGCATCAGCCTCGACGACGCGCTGGAGGGCGTGTCCGACCGGTTCGACAGCAAGGACTTCTCCTGGGTCGTGATGGCGATCCGGATCCAGCGCCAGGTGGGCGGCAACCTCGCGGAGCTCCTCGACACGGTCGCGGCCACGATGCGCGAGCGGGAGTACATGCGCCGCCAGGTCGCCGCGCTGTCCGCGGAGGGCAAGCTGTCGGCGTACGTCCTGGGCGGCCTGCCGCCGGCGTTCATGCTCTTCCTGTTCCTCACCAAGCGCGACTACGTGATGGTGATGTTCACCGATCCGCTGGGATGGCTCATGCTCGGTGGTGCGCTCACGCTGCTGGCGGTGGGATCCTTCTGGATGAGCCGACTGGTCAAGGTGGAGGTCTGA
- a CDS encoding CpaF family protein, whose translation MSSLGDRLNAARRANPSTGDATVEDADAAVDEPGSAEPTYDPAPQATVVDDDPLTSPSFAVHRSAPVQHSQPTLSQPAASPVTTARTDGGSFPEPRRSLSTQQDRLEELKQTVHAELLKQLGPKLYGSDMDANELDRQVRSVLSDVLSRQDKPLSNSDRVAVTQDISDDILGYGPIEPYLRDSDVSEVMVNGPDSIWVEKKGRLTPVSAQFTDEKHLRRTIDKIVSRIGRRVDESSPMVDARLPDGSRVNAVIPPLAVDGSALTIRKFSTDPLTVDDLIKFGSLSPQTAGFLEACVRGRLNVIVSGGTGSGKTTTLNVLSSFIPTDERIVTVEDAAELQLKQEHVVRLESRPSNIEGKGEVTIRDLVKNCLRMRPDRVIVGEVRDASALDMLQAMNTGHDGSLCTLHSNGPRDTLSRMETMVLMAGMDLPMRAIREQVASAVDLIVHQTRFKDGSRRITHLTEVERMEGDVITLQDVFVYDHGAGFNADGKAMGTLRATGLRPKFLEKMEHANVRIDPLIFATGRL comes from the coding sequence ATGAGCAGTCTGGGTGACAGGCTCAACGCTGCGCGTCGAGCCAACCCGTCGACCGGGGACGCGACCGTCGAGGACGCCGACGCGGCCGTCGACGAGCCCGGGTCCGCCGAGCCGACGTACGACCCGGCGCCGCAGGCGACCGTGGTCGACGACGACCCGCTCACGAGCCCCAGCTTCGCCGTGCACCGGAGTGCGCCGGTCCAGCACTCCCAGCCGACGCTGTCGCAGCCCGCGGCCTCGCCGGTCACGACCGCCCGGACCGACGGTGGCTCCTTCCCGGAGCCCCGCCGCTCGCTGAGCACGCAGCAGGACCGGCTCGAGGAGCTCAAGCAGACCGTCCACGCCGAGCTGCTCAAGCAGCTCGGTCCCAAGCTCTACGGCTCCGACATGGACGCCAACGAGCTCGACCGCCAGGTCCGCAGCGTCCTCTCCGACGTGCTGTCGCGTCAGGACAAGCCGCTCAGCAACAGCGACCGGGTGGCCGTCACCCAGGACATCAGCGACGACATCCTCGGCTACGGCCCGATCGAGCCGTACCTCCGCGACTCCGACGTCTCGGAGGTCATGGTCAACGGACCCGACTCGATCTGGGTGGAGAAGAAGGGCCGGCTGACCCCGGTCTCGGCGCAGTTCACCGACGAGAAGCACCTGCGGCGGACCATCGACAAGATCGTCTCCCGCATCGGCCGGCGCGTCGACGAGTCCAGCCCGATGGTCGACGCCCGCCTGCCCGACGGCAGCCGCGTCAACGCGGTCATCCCGCCGCTGGCGGTCGACGGCTCGGCGCTGACGATCCGCAAGTTCTCCACCGACCCGCTGACCGTCGACGACCTCATCAAGTTCGGGTCGCTGAGCCCGCAGACCGCCGGCTTCCTCGAGGCCTGCGTGCGCGGACGGCTCAACGTCATCGTCTCGGGCGGAACCGGCTCCGGGAAGACCACCACCCTCAACGTGCTGTCCTCCTTCATCCCGACCGACGAGCGCATCGTCACCGTCGAGGACGCAGCGGAGCTGCAGCTCAAGCAGGAGCACGTCGTGCGCCTGGAGTCCCGTCCCTCCAACATCGAGGGCAAGGGCGAGGTCACGATCCGCGACCTGGTCAAGAACTGCCTGCGCATGCGGCCCGACCGGGTGATCGTCGGCGAGGTCCGCGACGCCTCCGCGCTCGACATGCTGCAGGCGATGAACACCGGCCACGACGGCTCCCTCTGCACGCTGCACTCCAACGGCCCCCGCGACACGCTCTCCCGCATGGAGACCATGGTGCTGATGGCCGGCATGGACCTGCCGATGCGCGCGATCCGCGAGCAGGTCGCCTCCGCGGTCGACCTGATCGTCCACCAGACCCGCTTCAAGGACGGCTCCCGTCGCATCACCCACCTCACCGAGGTGGAGCGGATGGAGGGTGACGTGATCACCCTCCAGGACGTCTTCGTCTACGACCACGGGGCAGGCTTCAACGCCGACGGCAAGGCGATGGGCACCCTGCGGGCCACCGGTCTGCGGCCGAAGTTCCTGGAGAAGATGGAGCACGCCAACGTCAGGATCGACCCGCTGATCTTCGCCACGGGCAGGCTCTGA
- a CDS encoding AAA family ATPase has protein sequence MPVVVDPDNETIETLLTTVPVGAHAIDQPDRLQAWLTNRPEEYVVVLGPQVELTAALALADSMRLSRPSTSVVLVRDEVDAMVMRDAMHAGVRDVVPLKDTDSVRAAVDRAYQLYLALRGPGGAMHQGRIVTVFSPKGGVGKTTVSVNLALALADKGARKVCVVDLDLAFGDVAITLQLFPSHTLEHAIGSEDAIDAPLLESLLTRHADSVMVLAAPSHPDVRERVTPMLVSRVLKGLRESFDYIVVDTAPAFDEQTLTALDETDECVIVATLDVPTLKNVKVALETLEMLDIARGHRHLLLNRADDQVGLGSDRVESILGMQIAGRVESSMDIAAATNAGRPIMSEDPKHPSSQALQDLALRLTGEPVAPDSAPGSGSSQQSQQDRKSGLFRRKR, from the coding sequence ATGCCCGTCGTCGTCGACCCTGACAACGAGACCATCGAGACCCTTCTCACGACGGTCCCGGTGGGCGCCCACGCCATCGACCAGCCCGACCGGTTGCAGGCGTGGTTGACCAACCGCCCCGAGGAGTACGTCGTCGTGCTCGGCCCGCAGGTCGAGCTGACCGCGGCGCTGGCCCTCGCCGACAGCATGCGCCTGAGCCGGCCGTCGACCAGCGTGGTGCTGGTGCGCGACGAGGTCGACGCGATGGTGATGCGCGACGCGATGCACGCCGGCGTCCGCGACGTGGTCCCGCTCAAGGACACCGACTCGGTCCGCGCGGCCGTCGACCGGGCCTACCAGCTCTACCTGGCGCTGCGCGGCCCCGGCGGCGCGATGCACCAGGGCCGGATCGTCACCGTCTTCTCGCCCAAGGGCGGGGTCGGCAAGACCACGGTCTCGGTCAACCTGGCGCTGGCGCTGGCCGACAAGGGTGCCCGCAAGGTGTGCGTGGTCGACCTCGACCTGGCCTTCGGCGACGTGGCGATCACCCTGCAGCTCTTCCCGAGCCACACCCTCGAGCACGCGATCGGCTCCGAGGACGCGATCGACGCCCCGCTGCTGGAGTCGCTGCTGACCCGGCACGCCGACTCGGTCATGGTGCTCGCCGCGCCGAGCCACCCGGACGTGCGCGAGCGCGTGACGCCGATGCTGGTGTCGCGGGTCCTCAAGGGGCTGCGTGAGTCCTTCGACTACATCGTCGTGGACACCGCTCCCGCCTTCGACGAGCAGACCCTGACCGCGCTCGACGAGACCGACGAGTGCGTCATCGTGGCCACGCTGGACGTGCCCACCCTCAAGAACGTCAAGGTGGCGCTCGAGACCCTGGAGATGCTGGACATCGCCCGGGGCCACCGCCACCTGCTGCTGAACCGCGCCGACGACCAGGTGGGGCTCGGCTCCGACCGGGTGGAGTCGATCCTCGGGATGCAGATCGCCGGCCGGGTCGAGTCCTCGATGGACATCGCGGCGGCCACCAACGCCGGGCGCCCGATCATGAGCGAGGACCCGAAGCACCCCTCGAGCCAGGCCCTGCAGGACCTGGCCCTCCGGCTCACCGGCGAGCCGGTCGCCCCCGACTCGGCCCCCGGGTCGGGCAGCTCCCAGCAGTCGCAGCAGGACCGGAAGTCCGGACTGTTCCGCAGGAAGAGGTGA
- the cpaB gene encoding Flp pilus assembly protein CpaB — translation MDRRRILLVVAVIVALLGTSLVFLYVRGADQRAESRFETVDVLRAVQPIEVGESIDDAAAAGKIAMQPVVRDYLQNGYQTSLDGLSGQFAATRIYAGEQIVEGKFDATVETASVLPIPDSQVAVSVDLTDTARVAGFVNPGSQVAIYLNGSDPAGGTFTRLLLERVTVIGVGSTTPTQTTTTSPEGAQTTEALPRTLMTLALDQADAEKVLYSQGNGELAFLLLTEKSRVNAGPGITAANLFQ, via the coding sequence ATGGACCGCCGCCGAATTCTCCTTGTGGTCGCCGTCATCGTCGCGCTGCTGGGCACCTCCCTGGTGTTCCTGTACGTGCGTGGCGCCGACCAGCGGGCCGAGAGCAGGTTCGAGACCGTGGACGTGCTGCGTGCCGTCCAGCCGATCGAGGTCGGTGAGTCGATCGACGACGCCGCCGCCGCCGGCAAGATCGCGATGCAGCCGGTCGTCCGCGACTACCTGCAGAACGGCTACCAGACCTCGCTGGACGGGCTCTCCGGCCAGTTCGCCGCCACCCGGATCTACGCCGGTGAGCAGATCGTCGAGGGCAAGTTCGACGCCACCGTCGAGACCGCGTCGGTGCTGCCGATCCCGGACTCGCAGGTCGCCGTGTCGGTGGACCTCACGGACACCGCCCGCGTCGCCGGCTTCGTCAACCCCGGCTCCCAGGTCGCGATCTACCTCAACGGCAGCGACCCCGCCGGCGGGACGTTCACCCGGCTGCTGCTGGAGCGGGTCACCGTGATCGGCGTCGGGTCCACGACCCCGACCCAGACCACGACGACCAGCCCCGAGGGCGCGCAGACCACGGAGGCGCTCCCCCGCACGCTGATGACGTTGGCGCTCGACCAGGCCGACGCCGAGAAGGTGCTCTACAGCCAGGGCAACGGCGAGCTCGCCTTCTTGTTGCTGACCGAGAAGAGCCGGGTCAACGCCGGCCCCGGCATCACCGCCGCCAACCTCTTCCAGTAG